A stretch of Rhizobium sp. TH2 DNA encodes these proteins:
- the rbsD gene encoding D-ribose pyranase yields the protein MNRNRLLNAQLSHAIASMGHGDLMIICDAGFPIPSTTWRIDLAITPDVPDLETVLAPIAANFITEKVSFAEEIKVHNKPLLAKVERLFSGAEFAPIPHATILSEMAAKAKVIVRTGAFDPWGNILLYSGVDVPQWFNKPGVVAPDYYARKM from the coding sequence GTGAACCGCAACCGTCTGCTCAATGCCCAACTGTCGCACGCCATCGCCTCCATGGGGCATGGTGACCTGATGATCATCTGCGATGCCGGCTTCCCCATCCCCTCCACCACGTGGCGCATCGACCTCGCCATCACGCCTGATGTGCCCGACCTCGAAACCGTGCTGGCGCCGATCGCCGCGAATTTCATCACCGAGAAGGTCTCCTTCGCCGAGGAAATCAAGGTCCACAACAAGCCGCTGCTTGCCAAGGTCGAGCGGTTGTTCTCGGGCGCGGAATTCGCACCCATTCCGCATGCCACCATCCTCAGCGAGATGGCGGCCAAGGCCAAGGTCATCGTCCGCACTGGCGCCTTCGATCCATGGGGCAATATCCTGCTCTATTCCGGCGTCGATGTGCCCCAGTGGTTCAACAAGCCGGGCGTGGTCGCGCCGGACTATTACGCCAGGAAGATGTAG
- a CDS encoding 3-methyl-2-oxobutanoate hydroxymethyltransferase, with the protein MPRIFDFGGREVNRSQTVAGLKSLKGSGRHATQVTAETPDEAAAAEAAGIEMVVCRAANVARVREGSKVVFVTAALGFAEAITPDEIMRTAFSAVTSGADAVLCSRSHQTVKMLADEQIPVMGHLGLVPRKSTWLGGIRAVGKTATEALDLWDRFRRLEDAGAFAVECEVIAAPAMAEINRRTGLVTVSLGSGRDADVMFLFTSDICGEASRLPRHARAWGDLASLHDAVRRERVRALSGFRSAVETGDFPGKADVADMTAEEMEKFLGTLDK; encoded by the coding sequence ATGCCGCGCATCTTCGATTTCGGCGGCCGTGAGGTCAATCGCAGCCAGACCGTCGCCGGCCTCAAGTCCCTCAAGGGCAGCGGCCGGCACGCGACCCAGGTGACGGCGGAGACGCCTGATGAAGCCGCCGCCGCAGAGGCCGCCGGCATCGAAATGGTAGTCTGCCGCGCTGCCAATGTGGCCCGAGTGCGGGAAGGCTCGAAGGTGGTGTTCGTCACCGCCGCTCTCGGCTTCGCCGAGGCGATCACGCCTGATGAGATCATGAGGACCGCGTTTTCCGCTGTCACATCGGGCGCGGATGCCGTTCTCTGCAGCCGCAGCCACCAGACCGTCAAGATGCTGGCCGACGAGCAAATCCCCGTCATGGGCCATCTCGGCCTCGTGCCGCGCAAATCGACCTGGCTGGGCGGTATCAGGGCGGTCGGCAAGACCGCGACAGAGGCGCTGGACCTATGGGATCGCTTCAGGCGGCTGGAGGACGCCGGTGCCTTCGCAGTCGAATGCGAGGTGATCGCGGCGCCTGCCATGGCCGAGATCAACCGGCGCACCGGCCTGGTGACCGTATCGCTCGGCTCCGGCCGCGATGCCGATGTGATGTTCCTGTTCACATCCGACATCTGCGGCGAGGCCTCGCGACTGCCGCGTCACGCGCGTGCCTGGGGCGATCTTGCGAGCTTGCATGACGCCGTGCGCCGCGAACGCGTCCGCGCATTGTCCGGCTTCCGGTCGGCCGTGGAGACTGGCGATTTTCCCGGCAAAGCTGATGTGGCTGACATGACAGCCGAAGAGATGGAAAAGTTCCTGGGTACACTCGACAAGTAG
- a CDS encoding SGNH/GDSL hydrolase family protein, whose protein sequence is MTGKKRILCFGDSLIWGWMPIAEVVPTTRYPFAERWTGVLATHLGDNFEIIEEGLSGRTTDLDDPTDPRLNGSTYLPSALATHLPLDLVILLLGTNDTKTYFNRSAYDITVGMSKLLVQVATSAGGVGTVYPAPGMLLMSPPPLADMTDPWLQLTFEGAQAKSRELSRHYAALAQFFKVDFLDAGAVIATGGIDGIHLTAQNNADLGKAVARKVQAMFGHN, encoded by the coding sequence ATGACTGGCAAGAAGCGTATCCTGTGTTTCGGAGACTCGCTCATCTGGGGATGGATGCCGATCGCGGAGGTCGTGCCCACGACGCGCTATCCCTTCGCGGAGCGCTGGACCGGTGTGCTTGCCACCCATCTCGGCGACAATTTCGAAATCATCGAAGAAGGCCTGAGCGGCCGGACGACGGATCTCGACGATCCGACCGATCCAAGGCTGAACGGCAGCACTTACCTGCCCTCGGCTCTGGCGACTCATCTGCCGCTCGACCTTGTGATCCTGCTTCTCGGCACCAACGATACCAAGACCTATTTCAACCGCAGCGCCTACGACATCACGGTCGGCATGTCGAAACTGCTGGTCCAGGTCGCGACCAGCGCCGGCGGCGTCGGGACCGTCTATCCCGCACCCGGGATGTTGCTGATGTCGCCCCCGCCACTCGCCGATATGACCGACCCCTGGCTGCAACTGACCTTCGAAGGCGCGCAGGCCAAAAGCCGAGAACTATCCCGGCACTACGCGGCACTGGCCCAATTCTTCAAGGTGGATTTCCTCGATGCCGGCGCTGTGATCGCCACCGGCGGCATCGACGGCATCCACCTGACAGCCCAAAACAATGCCGATCTGGGCAAGGCGGTCGCTCGCAAAGTAC